Proteins encoded together in one Lathyrus oleraceus cultivar Zhongwan6 chromosome 5, CAAS_Psat_ZW6_1.0, whole genome shotgun sequence window:
- the LOC127079878 gene encoding RING-H2 finger protein ATL78: MYATTSFVSPLLHDLEIFHSRRMLLHSPINQPSNLANSPISTNIHDSSKESSYLGDGNVDANVVMVLSVLLCALICSLCLNSIIRCALRCSSLVVTSGGGGGGRHANTPALATNTGIKKKALKTFTTVSYSAELNLPSLDSECVICLSEFVNGDKVRLLPKCNHGFHVRCIDKWLSSHSSCPKCRQCLIETCKKIVGSQSSSSQLPQPMLYPVPETIVTIVPLEHEGLVRNYREVS, encoded by the coding sequence ATGTATGCTACTACTTCCTTTGTTTCACCACTTCTCCATGACCTTGAGATTTTCCACTCTAGAAGGATGTTACTTCACTCTCCAATTAACCAACCATCAAATCTAGCTAACTCTCCAATTTCAACAAATATCCATGATTCAAGTAAAGAATCATCCTATCTTGGAGATGGTAATGTTGATGCAAATGTTGTTATGGTACTCTCTGTCCTATTATGTGCTCTtatttgttcactttgtttgaacTCAATCATAAGGTGTGCGTTAAGGTGCTCTAGTTTAGTTGTCACAAGTGGTGGCGGAGGTGGTGGTCGTCACGCTAACACTCCAGCTCTAGCGACAAACACTGGAATCAAGAAAAAGGCTCTCAAGACATTCACTACGGTGAGTTATTCGGCCGAGTTGAATCTGCCGAGTTTGGACTCAGAGTGTGTGATATGTTTGTCAGAGTTCGTTAACGGGGATAAGGTGCGTCTTTTGCCTAAGTGTAACCACGGATTTCATGTTCGCTGTATTGACAAATGGCTAAGTTCGCATTCGTCGTGTCCTAAATGTAGACAATGTCTTATTGAGACATGTAAAAAAATTGTTGGATCACAAAGTAGTTCATCTCAATTACCACAACCTATGTTGTATCCGGTGCCGGAAACAATTGTAACTATAGTGCCACTTGAACATGAAGGTTTGGTGAGAAACTATAGGGAGGTTAGCTAA